Proteins encoded in a region of the Panicum hallii strain FIL2 chromosome 3, PHallii_v3.1, whole genome shotgun sequence genome:
- the LOC112883773 gene encoding uncharacterized protein LOC112883773, protein MPPTPRNRKAPPSKAQRRPRSLSLLDFRSPADGAWYGARVTVQRGALRVMYEEFLEEQDEWYDPAALAAASSSSAARDVAALRARFRTAALPLEDARCRDLRAGAPLCISCPLDDGLLKFYDAVLESVVPAAHGIVDGEERCACRFTVRWTDGPRAGSREEVGVERICCVQPSPVQDPVLIEFLDGVTKLLGDGNSGGATASQENGAVAAAEGGVTADVPPGFYRKFGARA, encoded by the exons ATGCCGCCGACACCGCGGAACCGGAAGGCGCCCCCGTCCAAGGCGCAGCGGCGGCCGCGGTCCCTCTCCCTCCTGGACTTCCGGTCGCCGGCGGACGGCGCGTGGTACGGCGCGCGCGTGACGGTGCAGCGCGGCGCGCTTCGCGTCATGTACGAGGAGTTCCTCGAGGAGCAGGACGAGTGGTACGACCCCGCGGCGCTCGCGGCggcatcctcctcctccgccgcgcgcgACGTCGCCGCGCTCCGCGCCAGGTTCCGCACGGCGGCGCTGCCCCTGGAGGACGCCCGGTGCCGCGACCTCCGCGCCGGCGCGCCGCTCTGCATCTCCTGCCCGCTCGACGATGGCCTGCTCAAGTTCTACGACGCCGTCCTCGAGTCC GTCGTGCCCGCGGCTCACGGGATCGTGGACGGCGAGGAGCGGTGCGCGTGCCGTTTCACGGTGCGGTGGACGGACGGGCCGCGCGCCGGGAGCAGGGAGGAGGTCGGCGTCGAGCGGATCTGCTGCGTGCAGCCCTCGCCGGTGCAGGACCCGGTGCTCATCGAGTTCCTGGACGGCGTGACCAAGCTGCTCGGAGATGGCAACAGCGGTGGTGCGACGGCGTCTCAGGAGAACGGCGCCGTCGCGGCAGCGGAAGGCGGCGTCACTGCTGATGTGCCGCCCGGATTTTACCGGAAATTCGGAGCAAGGGCGTAG
- the LOC112884119 gene encoding histone-lysine N-methyltransferase, H3 lysine-9 specific SUVH4-like isoform X1 gives MVIAGTAAASCRPRSARYAEKGYPSYAELDGRRVPRWRNDGGGRVKNPESRRGRKRGRGVSADAVAAFKVEPPILQVEEAVAQEHDRKRRMTGATVSVTAVGKAFPLIEDAEEEVASTDGGADERGGGKSWRLRVKETLRAFSSNYLHFVQEEQRRAESVRQDLNAFKLLKRQIPGEYGRTMTLAKQHVKRGPNGSTRGHKPKSCNSQVNGNYQEAKRASKRPDLKALTKMQESGAVLYREKMIGHLPGIDVGDQFYSRAEMVALGIHSHWLKGIDYMGMKYQDKKGCEDFTFPLATCIVLSGVYEDDLDNANEIIYTGQGGNNWLGNRLQITAQTLLRGNLALKNSKDNGNPVRVIRGHVEKSSYSGKVYTYDGLYKVVGYWPQKGMQGHLVFKYRLKRLEGQPPLTTSQVLFTRGNVPMPISELPGLVCADISNGQENFPIPATNLVDNPPVPPSGFVYSKSLQIPEHIKIPIDKIGCNCSGDCSTSEHCLCAKRNGSDLPYVSTQRKNANRNRSKHNSVGRLVEPKAVVYECGTYCTCHCNCVNRTSQQGLKYRLEVFKTESKGWGVRTWDTILPGALICEYTGVLRRTTEVEGFLENNYIFDIDCLQTIKGLDGREQRAGSELHIASLHSEHDSEASQAPEYCIDAGSVGNIARFINHSCQPNLFIQCVLSSHSDIKLAKIMLFAADTIPPFQELGYDYGYHLDSVTGADGQIVKLACHCGAPDCRKRLY, from the exons ATGGTGATTGCGGGCACCGCGGCGGCGTCGTGCCGCCCGCGGAGCGCGCGGTACGCCGAGAAGGGGTACCCGAGCTATGCGGAGCTCGACGGGCGCCGCGTGCCTCGCTGGaggaacgacggcggcggccgggtgaAGAATCCTGAGTCCCGGCGCGGAAGGAAGAGGGGACGCGGGGTGTCTGCCGATGCGGTGGCGGCGTTCAAGGTTGAGCCACCGATCCTGCAGGtcgaggaggcggtggcgcagGAGCATGATAGGAAGCGGCGCATGACCGGCGCCACGGTGAGCGTGACGGCGGTGGGCAAGGCGTTTCCGCTGATCGAGgacgcggaggaggaggtggcgtcCACGGACGGCGGGGCcgacgagcgcggcggcggcaagagCTGGAGGCTGCGGGTGAAGGAGACGCTGCGGGCGTTCAGCAGCAACTACCTCCACTTTGTTCAG GAGGAACAACGGAGAGCAGAGTCCGTAAGGCAAGATCTCAATGCGTTCAAGCTCCTCAAACGTCAG ATACCTGGTGAGTATGGGAGAACCATGACTCTGGCAAAGCAACATGTCAAGAGAGGTCCAAATGGAAGTACAAGAGGCCATAAACCAAAG AGTTGTAACAGCCAAGTTAATGGTAACTATCAGGAAGCAAAACGAGCATCCAAACGACCTGATCTGAAAGCACTAACGAAG ATGCAAGAAAGTGGTGCTGTACTTTATCGAGAGAAAATGATAGGTCATTTACCAG GGATTGATGTTGGGGATCAGTTCTACTCACGTGCCGAGATGGTTGCTCTAGGCATTCACAGCCATTGGCTGAAAGGTATAGATTACATGGGTATGAAATACCAAGATAAG AAAGGATGCGAGGACTTTACTTTCCCACTTGCAACCTGCATCGTATTGTCGGGAGTGTATGAAGATGATTTAGATAACGCAAATGAAATTATTTACACTGGCCAAGGTGGGAACAACTGGCTTGGCAACCGTCTACAGATAACTGCACAAACATTGCTTCGTGGAAACTTGGCACTGAAA AACAGCAAGGATAATGGAAATCCTGTACGAGTTATTCGTGGACATGTTGAAAAGAGcagctattctggaaaagtttACACCTATGATGGCCTGTATAAG GTTGTGGGCTACTGGCCACAAAAAGGAATGCAAGGGCATTTGGTTTTCAAATATAGATTGAAACGGCTTGAAGGCCAACCACCTTTAACAACTTCTCAG GTACTGTTTACCCGTGGAAATGTTCCCATGCCAATATCTGAATTGCCTGG GTTGGTCTGTGCAGACATTTCTAATGGTCAGGAGAACTTTCCAATTCCTGCTACAAATTTAGTTGATAATCCTCCTGTTCCTCCGTCTG GCTTCGTGTACTCCAAATCACTGCAGATTCCAGAACATATCAAGATACCAATTGATAAAATCGGTTGTAATTGCAGTGGAGATTGTTCTACCTCTGAGCATTGCTTGTGTGCTAAGCGCAATGGTTCTGATCTTCCTTATGTGTCCACACAAAGGAAAAATGCCAACCGGAATCGTTCTAAACATAACAGTGTTGGAAG GTTAGTGGAGCCAAAAGCTGTTGTGTACGAGTGTGGTACTTACTGTACCTGCCACTGCAACTGTGTTAATAGAACCTCCCAGCAAGGATTGAAGTATCGCCTGGAG GTATTCAAGACAGAATCAAAAGGTTGGGGTGTTAGGACGTGGGACACTATTCTTCCTGGGGCCCTAATTTGCGAGTACACTGGGGTATTAAGGAGGACTACGGAAGTCGAAGGATTTCTGGAGAACAACTACATATTTGATATAGATTGTCTTCAAACAATTAAAGGCCTGGATGGAAGAGAG CAAAGGGCCGGCTCAGAACTTCACATAGCATCACTTCATTCTGAGCATGACTCGGAGGCATCTCAAGCTCCTGAATATTGCATTGATGCTGGTTCTGTTGGCAACATTGCTAGGTTCATAAATCACAGTTGCCAACCTAATCTTTTCATTCAGTGCGTATTGAGCTCACATAGCGATATCAAGCTAGCAAAAATTATGCTTTTTGCAGCTGATACCATACCCCCATTTCAG GAGCTCGGGTACGACTACGGGTATCACCTGGACAGTGTGACAGGGGCAGATGGCCAAATCGTGAAGTTGGCTTGCCACTGTGGTGCTCCTGACTGCCGTAAACGACTTTACTAG
- the LOC112884119 gene encoding histone-lysine N-methyltransferase, H3 lysine-9 specific SUVH4-like isoform X2: MVIAGTAAASCRPRSARYAEKGYPSYAELDGRRVPRWRNDGGGRVKNPESRRGRKRGRGVSADAVAAFKVEPPILQVEEAVAQEHDRKRRMTGATVSVTAVGKAFPLIEDAEEEVASTDGGADERGGGKSWRLRVKETLRAFSSNYLHFVQEEQRRAESVRQDLNAFKLLKRQIPGEYGRTMTLAKQHVKRGPNGSTRGHKPKSCNSQVNGNYQEAKRASKRPDLKALTKMQESGAVLYREKMIGHLPGIDVGDQFYSRAEMVALGIHSHWLKGIDYMGMKYQDKKGCEDFTFPLATCIVLSGVYEDDLDNANEIIYTGQGGNNWLGNRLQITAQTLLRGNLALKNSKDNGNPVRVIRGHVEKSSYSGKVYTYDGLYKVVGYWPQKGMQGHLVFKYRLKRLEGQPPLTTSQVLFTRGNVPMPISELPGLVCADISNGQENFPIPATNLVDNPPVPPSGFVYSKSLQIPEHIKIPIDKIGCNCSGDCSTSEHCLCAKRNGSDLPYVSTQRKNANRNRSKHNSVGRLVEPKAVVYECGTYCTCHCNCVNRTSQQGLKYRLEVFKTESKGWGVRTWDTILPGALICEYTGVLRRTTEVEGFLENNYIFDIDCLQTIKGLDGRES, from the exons ATGGTGATTGCGGGCACCGCGGCGGCGTCGTGCCGCCCGCGGAGCGCGCGGTACGCCGAGAAGGGGTACCCGAGCTATGCGGAGCTCGACGGGCGCCGCGTGCCTCGCTGGaggaacgacggcggcggccgggtgaAGAATCCTGAGTCCCGGCGCGGAAGGAAGAGGGGACGCGGGGTGTCTGCCGATGCGGTGGCGGCGTTCAAGGTTGAGCCACCGATCCTGCAGGtcgaggaggcggtggcgcagGAGCATGATAGGAAGCGGCGCATGACCGGCGCCACGGTGAGCGTGACGGCGGTGGGCAAGGCGTTTCCGCTGATCGAGgacgcggaggaggaggtggcgtcCACGGACGGCGGGGCcgacgagcgcggcggcggcaagagCTGGAGGCTGCGGGTGAAGGAGACGCTGCGGGCGTTCAGCAGCAACTACCTCCACTTTGTTCAG GAGGAACAACGGAGAGCAGAGTCCGTAAGGCAAGATCTCAATGCGTTCAAGCTCCTCAAACGTCAG ATACCTGGTGAGTATGGGAGAACCATGACTCTGGCAAAGCAACATGTCAAGAGAGGTCCAAATGGAAGTACAAGAGGCCATAAACCAAAG AGTTGTAACAGCCAAGTTAATGGTAACTATCAGGAAGCAAAACGAGCATCCAAACGACCTGATCTGAAAGCACTAACGAAG ATGCAAGAAAGTGGTGCTGTACTTTATCGAGAGAAAATGATAGGTCATTTACCAG GGATTGATGTTGGGGATCAGTTCTACTCACGTGCCGAGATGGTTGCTCTAGGCATTCACAGCCATTGGCTGAAAGGTATAGATTACATGGGTATGAAATACCAAGATAAG AAAGGATGCGAGGACTTTACTTTCCCACTTGCAACCTGCATCGTATTGTCGGGAGTGTATGAAGATGATTTAGATAACGCAAATGAAATTATTTACACTGGCCAAGGTGGGAACAACTGGCTTGGCAACCGTCTACAGATAACTGCACAAACATTGCTTCGTGGAAACTTGGCACTGAAA AACAGCAAGGATAATGGAAATCCTGTACGAGTTATTCGTGGACATGTTGAAAAGAGcagctattctggaaaagtttACACCTATGATGGCCTGTATAAG GTTGTGGGCTACTGGCCACAAAAAGGAATGCAAGGGCATTTGGTTTTCAAATATAGATTGAAACGGCTTGAAGGCCAACCACCTTTAACAACTTCTCAG GTACTGTTTACCCGTGGAAATGTTCCCATGCCAATATCTGAATTGCCTGG GTTGGTCTGTGCAGACATTTCTAATGGTCAGGAGAACTTTCCAATTCCTGCTACAAATTTAGTTGATAATCCTCCTGTTCCTCCGTCTG GCTTCGTGTACTCCAAATCACTGCAGATTCCAGAACATATCAAGATACCAATTGATAAAATCGGTTGTAATTGCAGTGGAGATTGTTCTACCTCTGAGCATTGCTTGTGTGCTAAGCGCAATGGTTCTGATCTTCCTTATGTGTCCACACAAAGGAAAAATGCCAACCGGAATCGTTCTAAACATAACAGTGTTGGAAG GTTAGTGGAGCCAAAAGCTGTTGTGTACGAGTGTGGTACTTACTGTACCTGCCACTGCAACTGTGTTAATAGAACCTCCCAGCAAGGATTGAAGTATCGCCTGGAG GTATTCAAGACAGAATCAAAAGGTTGGGGTGTTAGGACGTGGGACACTATTCTTCCTGGGGCCCTAATTTGCGAGTACACTGGGGTATTAAGGAGGACTACGGAAGTCGAAGGATTTCTGGAGAACAACTACATATTTGATATAGATTGTCTTCAAACAATTAAAGGCCTGGATGGAAGAGAG TCTTGA